In Zunongwangia profunda SM-A87, the following proteins share a genomic window:
- the merB gene encoding organomercurial lyase yields the protein MKKQEIIFDGHQFVNGFEKMLKEMNLPNSDKVYWELLKGRPLPRGRFSEVMDVPIDKAHQIIQQYGEVNKEGEIVGYLGLSLNKTVHQLNFDNKTLYAWCAMDSILLPRYLMHRWEIISIDPITDIPVKLSISDNLLEWTRPVPLFISWVEKADSCDIKSSFCRHSFFFGSEDAANKWLEKNPLGKISKVEDFFSNSSGFKCC from the coding sequence ATGAAGAAACAGGAAATAATATTTGACGGTCATCAATTTGTGAATGGTTTTGAAAAGATGCTCAAGGAAATGAACCTTCCCAATAGTGATAAAGTGTATTGGGAATTACTTAAGGGAAGACCCCTGCCTCGAGGTCGCTTTTCTGAAGTGATGGATGTCCCTATAGATAAAGCACATCAAATAATACAGCAATACGGAGAGGTCAATAAAGAAGGTGAAATTGTGGGTTATTTAGGACTTTCTTTAAATAAAACTGTACATCAACTAAACTTTGACAATAAAACTTTGTATGCCTGGTGTGCAATGGATAGTATTTTATTACCCCGGTATCTAATGCATAGATGGGAAATAATATCAATAGATCCTATAACCGACATTCCTGTAAAATTGTCTATTTCAGATAATCTTCTAGAATGGACCAGGCCTGTTCCCCTCTTTATTTCATGGGTCGAAAAGGCCGATAGTTGTGATATCAAATCAAGTTTCTGCCGGCACTCCTTCTTTTTTGGTTCAGAGGATGCCGCAAACAAATGGTTAGAAAAAAATCCATTAGGAAAAATTTCAAAAGTAGAAGATTTTTTTTCCAATTCTAGCGGGTTTAAATGTTGTTAA